ACGCCCAGGAACGCGAACTGGCCTTTCTCCGCCGCCGGGTGGCCGATCTGGAACAGGCGATCCGCACCCTGAGAGAGACATTCGACCGGGTATACACTCCCCGCGGTCGGCGTTTCGCCGATCCCGATCAGGCATTCGAAAGGGCAAGTCATGCCGCGCGAGAAAATCGTAAGGCGGCGCCTGGCAAGCGGTGAAGTGAGAGAATACCGCTATCCAGAGCGCCGTTACGAACCAAGAACCGTGGGCGCCATCGTCGAGGAATACCGGCGGTCGCCCGAATACACCAAGCTCGCTCCTTCGACGAAGAAGGACTATCTGGGCGTCCTCGGCAAGTTCGAGGAGGTGCTGCATGTGCCGATCAGCGATGTCCGGCGGCGGCACATCCTCGGCATGCGTGACAGCTACGCGGACCGGCCGGGGCTGGCGAACAGCATCATCAGCATGTGGTCGATCCTGCTGAAGTTCGCTGTCGACCGGGAGTATGTGCTGGCGAACCCGGCCGCCGGCGTCGAGCGGCTGCAGCTCGGCGAATGGGAGCGGTGGCCGGACCGGGCGGTCGATTTCGCCCTCACCCACTTCAAGGAGCCTATGCGCCGCGCCGTGGTGCTGGCGCTCTACACCGGCCAGAGATCATCCGACCTCATCAAGATGCGGTGGGATGACTATGACGGCTCCGCGATCCAGGTTACCCAGAAAAAGACCGGTACCCGGCTGTGGGTACCGTGCCACGCGGACCTAAAGGTTGAGTTGACGGAGTGGAAGAGAAACGCTACCTCCGTGACAATACTGGTTAACCCCGCTTCCGAACAGCCCTGGAACAGAATAGGATTTTCCAATGCCGTACGTCTGGCAATCAAAGCTCATCCGGAGCTGAAGGGTTACGTGTTCCATGGACTGCGGAAAGCCTCTGCCTCGCTGCTGGCGGAGGCCGGCTGTTCGGCTCTGGAGATCGCGGCCA
Above is a genomic segment from Azospirillum humicireducens containing:
- a CDS encoding tyrosine-type recombinase/integrase, with product MPREKIVRRRLASGEVREYRYPERRYEPRTVGAIVEEYRRSPEYTKLAPSTKKDYLGVLGKFEEVLHVPISDVRRRHILGMRDSYADRPGLANSIISMWSILLKFAVDREYVLANPAAGVERLQLGEWERWPDRAVDFALTHFKEPMRRAVVLALYTGQRSSDLIKMRWDDYDGSAIQVTQKKTGTRLWVPCHADLKVELTEWKRNATSVTILVNPASEQPWNRIGFSNAVRLAIKAHPELKGYVFHGLRKASASLLAEAGCSALEIAAITGHMSLKNLEIYTRQADQRQRANAAIAKLENYRRKT